One genomic region from Cellulomonas fengjieae encodes:
- a CDS encoding maleylpyruvate isomerase family mycothiol-dependent enzyme, with protein sequence MTTDRADAPPDLLSVLGALQADFLATIPLVDPTTPVPWCGRWRVRNLVVHLARIHHWAAGQARRRQETPLGRGPFDLEDLYATCAAELHDTLTALGPDTPAWTLDDTGTASFWHRRQTHETLVHLWDLRTAGRLDLAAAPTLWADTVDEVVTVLQPRQERMGRMDALPAPVALVAPDVDRTWLLGATSRVDPAVTVSGPAAALALLLWGRTTPQDDRLSTTGDGAALREALGRRLTP encoded by the coding sequence ATGACCACGGACCGGGCCGATGCGCCGCCCGACCTCCTGTCGGTGCTCGGCGCCCTGCAGGCGGACTTCCTCGCCACGATCCCGCTCGTCGACCCCACCACCCCCGTCCCGTGGTGCGGCCGCTGGCGCGTGCGGAACCTGGTCGTCCACCTCGCCCGCATCCACCACTGGGCCGCAGGGCAGGCCCGCCGCAGGCAGGAGACGCCGCTGGGCCGCGGCCCGTTCGACCTCGAGGACCTCTACGCCACCTGCGCCGCCGAGCTGCACGACACCCTGACGGCGCTCGGCCCGGACACACCCGCGTGGACCCTCGACGACACCGGGACGGCGTCGTTCTGGCATCGCCGCCAGACGCACGAGACGCTCGTGCACCTGTGGGACCTGCGCACGGCGGGCCGCCTGGACCTCGCGGCGGCGCCGACGCTGTGGGCCGACACCGTCGACGAGGTCGTCACGGTGCTGCAGCCCCGCCAGGAGCGGATGGGCCGCATGGACGCGCTGCCCGCACCCGTCGCCCTGGTGGCGCCGGACGTCGACCGGACGTGGCTGCTGGGCGCGACGAGCCGGGTCGACCCGGCTGTGACGGTCAGCGGCCCCGCGGCAGCCCTGGCGCTGCTGCTGTGGGGGCGCACCACGCCGCAGGACGACCGCCTGAGCACGACGGGCGACGGCGCGGCCCTGCGTGAGGCGCTGGGCCGACGGCTGACGCCCTGA
- a CDS encoding transglutaminase family protein, producing the protein MSRLRVVHTSTFRYGSAVVASYNEARMTPYSQQGQTVLETKLDVQPSTGWHEYRDYWGTAVTAFEVLTPHESMVITAEHLVEVAERGPVRSPAGWETLRGAELRDRLAEFLADTPTTAPPEEVAELARRAADGLDPADAALAVSTALRDEMEYIPGVTTVHSPASEAWAARAGVCQDLAHVVVGALRSIGIPARYVSGYLHPDREAEVGTTVVGDSHAWVEWWVGEWFAYDVTNRVVAGDHHVVLARGRCYDDVPPLRGIYAGAGTQAAEVQVRITREA; encoded by the coding sequence GTGAGCCGGCTGCGGGTGGTGCACACGTCGACGTTCCGGTACGGGAGCGCGGTGGTGGCGTCGTACAACGAGGCGCGCATGACGCCGTACTCCCAGCAGGGGCAGACGGTGCTGGAGACGAAGCTCGACGTCCAGCCGAGCACGGGGTGGCACGAGTACCGCGACTACTGGGGGACGGCGGTCACCGCGTTCGAGGTGCTCACCCCGCACGAGTCCATGGTGATCACGGCCGAGCACCTGGTCGAGGTGGCCGAGCGCGGCCCGGTGCGGTCGCCGGCCGGGTGGGAGACGCTGCGCGGCGCCGAGCTGCGTGACCGGCTGGCCGAGTTCCTCGCCGACACGCCCACGACCGCGCCGCCCGAGGAGGTGGCCGAGCTGGCCCGGCGCGCGGCGGACGGCCTGGATCCGGCCGATGCGGCGCTCGCGGTCTCCACCGCCCTGCGCGACGAGATGGAGTACATCCCCGGCGTCACCACCGTGCACTCGCCGGCGTCGGAGGCGTGGGCCGCGCGGGCGGGGGTGTGCCAGGACCTCGCTCACGTCGTCGTGGGTGCCTTGCGGTCGATCGGGATCCCCGCGCGGTACGTCTCCGGCTACCTGCACCCCGACCGGGAGGCGGAGGTCGGCACGACGGTCGTGGGCGACTCGCACGCCTGGGTCGAGTGGTGGGTGGGCGAGTGGTTCGCGTACGACGTCACCAACCGCGTCGTCGCCGGCGACCACCACGTGGTGCTGGCCCGGGGACGGTGCTACGACGACGTGCCGCCGTTGCGCGGGATCTACGCCGGTGCGGGCACGCAGGCGGCGGAGGTCCAGGTGCGGATCACGCGGGAGGCCTGA
- a CDS encoding alpha-E domain-containing protein — translation MLSRIAESLFWIGRYVERADDTARLLDVHVQILLEDPWAEEDLACRSLLSVMDRAAPPADVLVGRESVLDMLAYDRFAPSSIAGSLVSARENARRAREIISTELWECLNATWNQLPSHMRPARPHDYFTWVRERAAIVAGIMDSATPRDDTWNFMVLGRSIERADMTARLLTTRALAGSAGPSWTTLLRSCGAHEAFLRMYRGAASDERAAGFLLTDRLFPRSIVFALNQAEACLANLEGTSDRAAVDDARRHIGYVRTNLEYRPLIEVLDTLPKEMERVQRACSAASDAIRGRYFPSASSTNWVGEAL, via the coding sequence GTGCTGAGCCGCATCGCCGAGTCGCTGTTCTGGATCGGCCGGTACGTCGAGCGGGCGGACGACACCGCGCGGCTGCTCGACGTGCACGTTCAGATCCTGCTCGAGGACCCGTGGGCGGAGGAAGACCTCGCCTGCCGGTCGCTGCTGTCCGTGATGGACCGCGCCGCTCCGCCGGCGGACGTCCTGGTGGGCCGGGAGTCCGTGCTCGACATGCTGGCGTACGACCGGTTCGCGCCGTCGTCCATCGCCGGGTCGCTGGTCTCCGCGCGCGAGAACGCCCGACGGGCCAGGGAGATCATCTCGACCGAGCTGTGGGAGTGCCTGAACGCCACCTGGAACCAGCTCCCGTCGCACATGCGGCCCGCGCGGCCGCACGACTACTTCACCTGGGTGCGGGAGCGCGCAGCGATCGTCGCCGGGATCATGGACTCGGCGACGCCCCGCGACGACACGTGGAACTTCATGGTGCTCGGGCGCTCGATCGAGCGGGCGGACATGACCGCTCGCCTGCTCACCACCCGCGCGCTCGCGGGGTCGGCGGGACCGAGCTGGACCACGCTGCTGCGGTCCTGCGGTGCCCACGAGGCGTTCCTTCGGATGTACCGCGGTGCGGCGTCCGACGAGCGTGCCGCCGGCTTCCTGCTGACGGACCGGCTGTTCCCGCGGTCCATCGTGTTCGCGCTCAACCAGGCGGAGGCCTGCCTCGCCAACCTGGAGGGGACCTCCGACCGTGCGGCGGTGGACGACGCGCGGCGGCACATCGGCTACGTGCGGACCAACCTGGAGTACCGACCGCTGATCGAGGTGCTCGACACGCTCCCCAAGGAGATGGAGCGGGTGCAGCGCGCCTGCTCGGCGGCCTCGGACGCGATCCGGGGGCGGTACTTCCCGAGCGCGTCGTCGACCAACTGGGTGGGGGAGGCGCTGTGA
- a CDS encoding circularly permuted type 2 ATP-grasp protein: MAHLFDDYPTGPAWDEMMDPDSGGSLPAYSGLHRALAKLSAGELRARAETLARSYLAQGVTFDFAGEERPFPLDVVPRVLAGDEWEHVAPGVAQRVRALEAFLADVYGPQRAIADGVIPRRVVVSSTNFLRAARGINPPNGVRVHVSGIDLVRDSLGGWRVLEDNVRVPSGVSYVLSNRRAMAQTFPELFAALRIRPVADYPRRLLSALTAAAPAGVDEPTVVVLTPGVFNSAYYEHSLLARMMGVELVEGRDLSCSGGRVWMRTTQGRRRVDVIYRRVDDDFLDPVVFRNDSYLGSPGLMTCARNGTVTIANAVGNGVADDKLVYTYVPDLIRYYLSEQPILRNVDTWRLEEPDALEEVLDRLDELVVKPVDGSGGKGLVVGPKASAAELATLKVRLRDDPRGWIAQPVVQLSTIPTLVEDGLRPRHTDLRPFAVNDGESVFVLPGGLTRVALPEGELVVNSSQGGGSKDTWVLGGAVPRRAVRHESDLPKAVAQDAAVPIESNPNDVRAQVMQQQQGRTVTTTATTDGGVAC; encoded by the coding sequence ATGGCCCACCTGTTCGACGACTATCCCACCGGTCCGGCGTGGGACGAGATGATGGATCCCGACAGTGGCGGCTCCCTCCCGGCGTACTCGGGACTGCACCGCGCCCTGGCGAAGCTGAGTGCCGGCGAGCTGCGTGCGCGCGCCGAGACCCTTGCCCGGTCGTACCTGGCGCAGGGCGTCACGTTCGACTTCGCGGGTGAGGAGCGGCCGTTCCCGCTCGACGTCGTCCCGCGCGTGCTGGCCGGTGACGAGTGGGAGCACGTGGCGCCCGGGGTCGCGCAGCGGGTGCGGGCGCTCGAGGCGTTCCTGGCCGATGTCTACGGTCCGCAGCGGGCCATCGCGGACGGGGTGATCCCGCGCCGCGTCGTCGTCTCGTCGACCAACTTCCTGCGCGCCGCCCGCGGCATCAACCCGCCGAACGGCGTGCGCGTCCACGTGTCGGGCATCGACCTGGTCCGCGACAGCCTCGGCGGGTGGCGCGTGCTCGAGGACAACGTGCGCGTGCCCAGCGGGGTGAGCTACGTCCTGTCCAACAGGCGGGCGATGGCGCAGACCTTCCCCGAGCTGTTCGCCGCACTGCGGATCCGCCCCGTCGCGGACTACCCGCGGCGGCTGCTCTCCGCGCTGACCGCGGCGGCGCCGGCGGGCGTCGACGAGCCGACCGTCGTCGTGCTCACGCCGGGCGTCTTCAACAGCGCGTACTACGAGCACTCGCTGCTGGCCCGGATGATGGGCGTCGAGCTGGTCGAGGGCCGTGACCTGTCCTGCTCGGGCGGTCGCGTCTGGATGCGGACCACGCAGGGCCGCCGACGGGTCGACGTCATCTACCGACGGGTCGACGACGACTTCCTCGATCCCGTGGTCTTCCGCAACGACTCCTACCTCGGCAGCCCCGGGCTCATGACCTGCGCGCGCAACGGCACCGTGACCATCGCGAACGCCGTGGGCAACGGCGTCGCCGACGACAAGCTGGTCTACACGTACGTGCCCGACCTCATCCGGTACTACCTGAGCGAGCAGCCGATCCTGCGCAACGTCGACACCTGGCGGCTCGAGGAGCCGGACGCGCTCGAGGAGGTGCTGGACCGGCTCGACGAGCTCGTCGTCAAGCCGGTCGACGGGTCGGGGGGCAAGGGGCTGGTCGTGGGCCCCAAGGCCTCTGCGGCCGAGCTCGCGACGCTCAAGGTCCGGCTCCGCGACGACCCCCGCGGGTGGATCGCGCAGCCGGTCGTGCAGCTGTCGACCATTCCCACCCTGGTGGAGGACGGCCTGCGGCCGCGGCACACCGACCTGCGTCCGTTCGCGGTGAACGACGGGGAGTCGGTGTTCGTCCTGCCCGGCGGGCTGACCCGGGTGGCGCTGCCGGAGGGGGAGCTGGTCGTCAACTCCTCCCAGGGCGGCGGGTCCAAGGACACGTGGGTGCTCGGCGGCGCGGTGCCCCGCCGGGCGGTGCGTCACGAGTCCGACCTGCCCAAGGCCGTCGCGCAGGATGCCGCCGTGCCCATCGAGTCCAACCCCAACGACGTGCGCGCCCAGGTGATGCAGCAGCAGCAGGGCCGCACGGTCACCACCACTGCCACGACCGACGGAGGTGTCGCGTGCTGA
- a CDS encoding type II toxin-antitoxin system PemK/MazF family toxin, whose product MTTSRWTRVRRAFRDRVAHLARPTRPAPDRTLPDRTVLPDRTVLPDHREPVQLEYAPAPDGDADPGEIVWAWVPFEDDPSKGKDRPALVIGRASADLLALMLTSKDHSRDAALEARHGRVWMDIGTGAWDSRRRPSEVRLDRVLRLHPSAVRREGARVDRQLFDTVAVALRRAQGW is encoded by the coding sequence GTGACGACCAGCCGCTGGACCCGCGTGCGGCGCGCGTTTCGCGACCGCGTCGCCCACCTCGCCCGCCCGACCCGACCGGCGCCGGACCGGACCTTGCCGGACCGGACTGTGCTGCCGGACCGGACAGTGCTGCCGGACCATCGAGAACCCGTTCAGCTCGAGTACGCCCCCGCACCGGACGGCGACGCCGATCCCGGGGAGATCGTCTGGGCCTGGGTGCCGTTCGAGGACGACCCGAGCAAGGGAAAGGACCGGCCGGCGCTCGTCATCGGCCGGGCGTCCGCGGACCTCCTGGCCCTGATGCTCACGAGCAAGGACCACTCGCGCGACGCGGCCCTCGAGGCCCGCCACGGCCGGGTGTGGATGGACATCGGCACCGGCGCGTGGGACTCGCGGCGGCGTCCCAGCGAGGTGCGCCTCGACCGGGTGCTCCGGCTGCACCCGTCCGCCGTCCGCCGCGAGGGCGCACGTGTGGACCGGCAGCTGTTCGACACCGTCGCCGTGGCGCTGCGGCGCGCCCAGGGATGGTGA
- the rpsT gene encoding 30S ribosomal protein S20, producing MANIKSQIKRITTNEKARLRNKAVKSELKTHIRRVREAVAGGDKEAASTALVAASRKLDKAVSKGVIHENQAANKKSALAKSVGAL from the coding sequence GTGGCCAACATCAAGTCTCAGATCAAGCGCATCACCACCAACGAGAAGGCGCGCCTGCGCAACAAGGCGGTGAAGTCCGAGCTCAAGACGCACATCCGTCGTGTCCGCGAGGCCGTCGCCGGTGGCGACAAGGAGGCCGCTTCGACGGCTCTCGTCGCCGCGTCGCGCAAGCTCGACAAGGCCGTCTCCAAGGGCGTCATCCACGAGAACCAGGCCGCCAACAAGAAGTCGGCGCTGGCGAAGTCGGTCGGCGCGCTCTGA
- a CDS encoding helix-turn-helix domain-containing protein, whose product MTTIADRVRDARLAAGLSQTSLAGSAFSPSYISLIEAGHREPTDSALAVLATRLGTTLEYLKHGEDGPNEARTRLEIDYAKLDMSQGDAAGARNRLESLDLEIVSPAVRVDALTTLAHAFEVLGDLEAAVAILEPLLADARGRSHHVESAKIANALVAAYLEAGDLHRSIEVGERTLDELEAADLSGTDEHLRLASTVLWAYVERGDLLYATHRAAELVRLAESLGTPRGRGSVYWNAGLVAEQRRDYELAQRYTERALALLSEGQADRDLPRLRLNYAWLLLRSDPVDPRAALDQIELATPGLKVFGSEHDLARVDVESSRAHLLLGDVDAAERFALSALERLGDPPRLETAFAQLSRGDALHARGDVVGAAQAYESAADLLGMMSASRPSASAWRDLGDRYAMHGDSAAAAQAYDRALREAGFRPTIPLSSWETWSLI is encoded by the coding sequence ATGACCACGATTGCTGACCGGGTGCGTGACGCCCGGCTCGCTGCTGGGCTCTCCCAGACCTCGCTCGCGGGATCTGCCTTCTCGCCCAGCTACATCTCCTTGATCGAGGCGGGTCACCGGGAACCGACCGACTCCGCGCTCGCCGTGCTGGCTACCCGCCTGGGCACGACACTCGAGTACCTGAAGCACGGCGAGGACGGTCCCAACGAGGCGCGTACGCGGCTCGAGATCGACTACGCGAAGCTGGACATGTCCCAGGGCGACGCCGCCGGGGCCAGGAACCGGCTCGAATCACTCGATCTCGAGATCGTCTCCCCGGCGGTGCGGGTCGATGCGCTGACCACGCTGGCGCACGCCTTCGAGGTGCTCGGTGACCTGGAGGCGGCAGTCGCGATCCTCGAGCCGCTGCTGGCGGACGCGCGGGGTCGCTCGCACCACGTCGAGTCCGCCAAGATCGCGAACGCTCTCGTGGCGGCGTACCTCGAGGCCGGCGACCTGCACCGCAGCATCGAGGTCGGCGAGCGCACGCTCGACGAGCTCGAGGCGGCCGACCTCAGCGGCACCGACGAGCACCTGCGCCTCGCCTCGACGGTCCTGTGGGCCTACGTCGAGCGTGGCGACCTCCTGTACGCGACGCACCGGGCGGCCGAGCTGGTCCGTCTCGCGGAGTCGCTGGGGACGCCCCGCGGGCGGGGGAGCGTCTACTGGAACGCCGGGCTCGTCGCTGAGCAGCGGCGGGACTACGAGCTCGCGCAGCGGTACACGGAGCGCGCGCTCGCACTGCTGTCGGAAGGGCAGGCCGACCGCGACCTGCCCCGGCTCCGCCTGAACTACGCGTGGCTCCTGCTGCGCTCCGACCCGGTGGACCCGCGGGCCGCGCTGGACCAGATCGAGCTCGCGACCCCCGGCCTGAAGGTCTTCGGCTCCGAGCACGACCTCGCGCGGGTCGACGTCGAGAGCTCGCGCGCGCACCTCCTGCTCGGAGACGTGGATGCGGCGGAGCGCTTCGCGCTGTCGGCGCTCGAGCGGCTCGGCGACCCGCCGCGACTCGAGACGGCGTTCGCCCAGCTGTCGCGCGGCGACGCGCTGCACGCCCGGGGTGACGTCGTGGGCGCGGCTCAGGCGTACGAGTCGGCCGCGGACCTGCTCGGGATGATGTCGGCGTCGCGTCCGTCGGCCTCGGCCTGGCGCGACCTGGGCGACCGGTACGCGATGCACGGCGACAGCGCCGCGGCGGCCCAGGCGTACGACCGGGCACTGCGGGAGGCGGGCTTCCGTCCGACGATCCCGCTCAGCTCGTGGGAGACCTGGTCGCTGATCTGA
- a CDS encoding EAL domain-containing protein → MTPDDADGRLAQLAAAVEDAIPAALRQEWAQRISHEPVLVARQGIFSEHGRPFAYQLSFRSPDQHTAAAVSWSSHQHERATAHVFGATFGRADLEHVAHGRLLFVRCPRAYLVGELPIPRRPDRLVIEVNDAVTVDSAVLSGIRRLREEGFRVAVPSFVSNPNQRRLLPHADFVKIDVRDLDVEGPPVVHLARSYGALLVAEYVESTDTLRHARDLGFTLFQGNLLERAGVLDRASARRVSL, encoded by the coding sequence ATGACACCCGACGACGCCGACGGGCGGCTCGCACAGCTTGCAGCCGCGGTGGAGGACGCCATCCCCGCTGCCCTGCGGCAGGAGTGGGCGCAGCGCATCTCCCACGAGCCCGTGCTCGTCGCCCGGCAGGGGATCTTCTCCGAGCACGGCCGTCCGTTCGCCTACCAGCTGTCGTTCCGGTCCCCGGACCAGCACACCGCGGCCGCCGTCTCGTGGAGCTCCCACCAGCACGAACGGGCCACCGCGCACGTGTTCGGAGCCACGTTCGGCCGGGCCGACCTGGAGCACGTGGCGCACGGCCGGCTCCTGTTCGTCCGGTGCCCGCGGGCGTACCTGGTGGGCGAGCTGCCCATCCCGCGCCGGCCGGACCGCCTGGTCATCGAGGTGAACGACGCGGTCACGGTCGACTCGGCGGTGCTGTCCGGCATCCGCCGGCTGCGCGAGGAGGGGTTCCGCGTCGCCGTCCCGTCCTTCGTGAGCAACCCGAACCAGCGGCGCCTGCTGCCGCACGCGGACTTCGTCAAGATCGACGTCCGGGACCTCGACGTCGAGGGCCCACCGGTGGTGCACCTCGCGCGGTCGTACGGCGCGCTGCTCGTCGCCGAGTACGTCGAGAGCACCGACACCCTGCGCCACGCCCGCGACCTCGGCTTCACCCTGTTCCAGGGAAACCTGCTCGAGCGCGCCGGGGTGCTCGACCGGGCGAGTGCGCGTCGTGTCAGCCTGTAG
- a CDS encoding EAL domain-containing protein: MDGQLFGNEFLYRSRDGLPAQVDRWRSDRQDVATAMVLDVLFGDGPPADTTFAFVNITRSFLVNDRPLPAHPGRLVLEVVESVRADDAVLAGLQRLRQRGYRIAIDDFVGDADQVKMMPYADFVKLDCRDVRRQGAGLVQLARRHGARLVAERVSDSLLVEECRAWGFDFMQGDLLGPAVTERS, encoded by the coding sequence ATGGACGGCCAGCTCTTCGGCAACGAGTTCCTCTACCGGTCCCGCGACGGCCTCCCCGCGCAGGTCGACCGGTGGCGTTCCGACCGCCAGGACGTGGCCACGGCGATGGTGCTCGACGTCCTCTTCGGCGACGGGCCTCCCGCCGACACCACCTTCGCGTTCGTGAACATCACCCGCTCGTTCCTGGTGAACGACCGTCCCCTGCCCGCGCACCCCGGCCGCCTCGTGCTCGAGGTCGTCGAGTCCGTCAGGGCAGACGACGCCGTGCTGGCCGGACTGCAGCGCCTGCGGCAGCGGGGGTACCGCATCGCGATCGACGACTTCGTCGGCGACGCGGACCAGGTGAAGATGATGCCGTACGCCGACTTCGTCAAGCTCGACTGCCGCGACGTGCGGCGGCAGGGCGCGGGCCTCGTGCAGCTGGCGCGCCGTCACGGTGCTCGGCTCGTGGCCGAGCGGGTCTCCGACTCGCTCCTGGTCGAGGAGTGCCGCGCCTGGGGCTTCGACTTCATGCAGGGCGACCTGCTCGGTCCCGCCGTGACCGAGCGCTCCTAG
- the holA gene encoding DNA polymerase III subunit delta gives MGVSWEAVELAPVILVSGAEALLADRAVDRVVSLARAADPDVEVTRLDAGEYAAGTLGVVTSPSLFAEDKVVVVDGLERAGEELIDDVTAYLAAPPGDVVLVVRHAGGQRGKKLLDALRASGAPTVACDVIKSDADKSAFVSAELRRAGRRADGQAVRALVDAVGSDLRELASSCAQLVADTTGLIGPDVVERYYGGRIEATGFRVADAAVAGQSGQAVALLRHALATGVDPVPIVAALAAKLRVLAKVAAVRGRGAGAVRDLGLAPWQTDRAMSDLRRWTPEGLASAISAVAQADAEVKGEGRDPRFAVERAVLRVAGAVGA, from the coding sequence GTGGGCGTGTCGTGGGAGGCGGTCGAGCTGGCGCCGGTGATCCTGGTGAGCGGTGCCGAGGCGCTGCTCGCGGACCGGGCCGTCGACCGGGTCGTGTCCCTGGCGCGCGCCGCGGACCCGGACGTCGAGGTCACCCGGCTCGACGCCGGCGAGTACGCCGCGGGGACGCTCGGCGTGGTCACCAGCCCGTCGTTGTTCGCGGAGGACAAGGTCGTCGTGGTCGACGGGCTGGAACGTGCGGGGGAGGAGCTGATCGACGACGTCACCGCCTACCTCGCCGCACCGCCCGGTGACGTCGTCCTCGTCGTGCGGCACGCCGGTGGGCAGCGCGGCAAGAAGCTGCTCGACGCCCTGCGCGCCTCCGGCGCCCCGACGGTGGCGTGCGACGTCATCAAGTCCGACGCGGACAAGAGCGCGTTCGTCTCCGCCGAGCTGCGGCGAGCCGGCCGCCGGGCGGACGGGCAGGCGGTCAGAGCACTCGTCGACGCCGTGGGCAGCGACCTGCGCGAGCTCGCCTCTTCCTGCGCGCAGCTCGTCGCCGACACCACCGGGCTGATCGGTCCCGACGTCGTCGAGCGGTACTACGGAGGGCGCATCGAGGCGACCGGGTTCCGGGTCGCCGACGCCGCGGTCGCCGGTCAGTCCGGCCAGGCGGTGGCGCTGCTGCGGCACGCCCTTGCCACCGGTGTGGACCCCGTGCCGATCGTCGCCGCCCTGGCGGCGAAGCTGCGGGTACTGGCCAAGGTGGCGGCGGTACGCGGCCGCGGGGCCGGCGCCGTGCGGGACCTGGGGCTGGCGCCGTGGCAGACGGACCGGGCGATGTCGGACCTGCGCCGATGGACGCCGGAGGGCCTCGCGAGCGCGATCAGCGCCGTGGCCCAGGCGGATGCCGAGGTCAAGGGCGAGGGGCGCGACCCGCGGTTCGCGGTCGAGCGCGCCGTGCTCCGCGTCGCGGGGGCGGTCGGGGCCTGA
- a CDS encoding ComEC/Rec2 family competence protein, producing MTRSGPSPTTAGDSPPDDSDPPITVDVRLLPAAAAAWVAALVVARVAPAGAALAAALCLAVGITVLVRSGPATAGSPASRRAVGPVVALALVAGSAVLGAGATQVAARGLGLLPDLVRERAVGRVEGVVVAEPTVLAPAWPGAPERVRCLLAVDRVTARGRSSAATGQVLVVGPSSWAELPRGAHVAASGRLRPGEPGRRTVAVLLSSAPPDVRRPPSTADSAAARFRGGVRDLAAALPGDAGALLAGVTIGDTGAVPDDLEAALRTAGLTHVTAVSGAHFSLVAALVLALASAMRLPRAARAGLTVLAMAAMVLVVHPSASVLRAAAMGLVAVLGILLGRPHRAPAALAATVVVLLVADPWLAGELGFVLSVLATGALVLLGGPLAERWATAFGRPVATALALPVAAQLVCAPVILLLTPAVSLYAVPANVLVAPAVAPATVLGLAAGCVAPWWTHGAQVLALGAGAACWWIGAVGRVAAAAPASEVAWLPGWAGFAVLAAAGGCLFRVLLVHRTRERR from the coding sequence ATGACGCGCTCCGGGCCGTCCCCGACAACCGCAGGGGACTCCCCGCCCGACGACTCCGACCCGCCGATCACCGTGGACGTGCGCCTGCTGCCGGCCGCTGCGGCTGCGTGGGTGGCGGCGCTGGTGGTGGCGCGGGTGGCGCCGGCGGGTGCCGCGTTGGCAGCGGCCCTGTGCCTCGCCGTGGGGATCACGGTGCTCGTGCGGTCCGGGCCCGCCACCGCGGGTTCGCCGGCGTCGCGGCGCGCGGTCGGACCGGTGGTCGCCCTCGCCCTCGTCGCCGGGTCGGCGGTGCTGGGGGCGGGGGCGACCCAGGTGGCAGCCCGTGGACTAGGGCTGCTGCCCGACCTCGTCCGCGAGAGGGCGGTCGGTCGGGTCGAGGGGGTGGTCGTCGCCGAGCCGACGGTCCTTGCACCCGCGTGGCCGGGCGCGCCCGAGCGCGTCCGGTGCCTGCTCGCGGTCGACCGCGTGACCGCCCGCGGCCGGTCGTCCGCCGCCACGGGCCAGGTGCTCGTGGTCGGGCCGTCGTCGTGGGCGGAACTGCCCCGCGGTGCCCACGTCGCGGCCTCCGGGCGGCTCCGGCCGGGGGAGCCGGGCCGGCGGACGGTCGCCGTGCTGCTGAGCAGCGCACCGCCGGACGTGCGCCGACCACCGTCGACGGCCGACTCCGCGGCGGCCCGCTTCCGGGGCGGTGTGCGGGACCTCGCGGCGGCGCTGCCCGGCGATGCCGGTGCGCTGCTCGCCGGCGTGACGATCGGCGACACGGGTGCGGTCCCGGACGACCTCGAGGCGGCGCTGCGCACGGCGGGCCTCACGCACGTGACGGCCGTGTCCGGCGCGCACTTCTCGCTGGTCGCGGCGCTCGTCCTCGCGCTGGCCTCGGCGATGCGGCTGCCGCGGGCGGCGAGGGCCGGTCTGACCGTCCTGGCGATGGCGGCGATGGTGCTCGTCGTGCACCCGTCCGCCAGCGTGCTCCGCGCCGCCGCGATGGGGCTGGTCGCCGTGCTCGGCATCCTGCTCGGCCGTCCGCACCGCGCACCGGCGGCACTCGCCGCGACCGTCGTCGTGCTGCTCGTCGCGGACCCGTGGCTGGCCGGTGAGCTCGGCTTCGTCCTCTCCGTCCTGGCGACCGGCGCCCTGGTCCTCCTGGGCGGGCCGCTCGCCGAGCGGTGGGCCACGGCGTTCGGCCGCCCCGTCGCGACCGCCCTCGCGCTGCCGGTCGCGGCCCAGCTGGTCTGCGCCCCGGTGATCCTGCTGCTCACGCCGGCGGTCTCCCTCTACGCCGTGCCGGCCAACGTCCTGGTCGCGCCCGCCGTGGCGCCCGCGACCGTGCTCGGCCTGGCGGCGGGCTGCGTGGCGCCGTGGTGGACCCACGGCGCGCAGGTCCTGGCCCTGGGGGCCGGCGCGGCGTGCTGGTGGATCGGGGCGGTCGGCCGCGTCGCAGCCGCCGCGCCGGCCTCCGAGGTCGCGTGGCTGCCGGGATGGGCCGGCTTCGCGGTCCTCGCGGCGGCCGGCGGGTGCCTGTTCCGCGTGCTGCTCGTCCACCGGACGCGGGAGCGTCGGTGA